DNA sequence from the Podospora pseudocomata strain CBS 415.72m chromosome 2 map unlocalized CBS415.72m_2.2, whole genome shotgun sequence genome:
GGCTGACATTGGGGTTCGATAATAGCGGGTTACGACCACACAATACGGTACGACAAGCCGGAATATCGAAATGCAGATTCTCTCGTATCAAGGGGCTAACACTCTTGCTCAGATTCTGGGAAGCTCTATCAGGCATCTGCTCCCGAACGATCCAACATCCTGATTCGCAGGTCAACCGACTCTGCATCTCACCAGACAAGCGCTACCTCGCTGCTGCCGGCCACCACACCGTAAAGCTTTTCGATATCCGATCGACCAACCCTGCGCCACTTCTCGTCTTCGAGGGCCACACGGGCAACATCACAGGTGTTGCATTCCACTGCGAGGGAAAATGGATGGTCACGAGCTCTGAGGATGGaaccgtcaagatctgggagacGAGGACTGGCACAATACAGCGCAGCTACAACCATGGATCCCCTGCGAATGACGTCGTAATTCATCCCAACCAGGGTGAAATCATCAGCTGTGACCGCGCTGGCAGCATCCGACTGTGGGATCTGGCCGAGAATACCTGCTCACACCAACTAATCCCAGAGGAAGATGTGTCTGTGACAAGTGTCACCGTGGCAACCGATGGGACCCTTCTCTGCGCCGCAAACACTGTTGTATGTGGATCTTTCATGTTCTCGTTTGAAGCTCGTGGTAATGAGATGTGCTGACCTGCCGTTGAAGGGAAATGTCTTCGTCTGGCGACTCGAACAGCAGTATGAGCGCACCACTCTTGTACCCCTAACCCAATTCTCAGCACACAGCAGTCACTACATCACCCGCATTCTCCTCTCGCCCGACGTCAAGAAATTGGCAACATGCAGCGCGGATCATACCGCAAAGATCTGGGAGGTCAAAGAGATGGAACCCCAGGGTCCAGATAGTGAACCACGACCGTTCCCTCTCGAAGCCACACTCACTGGCCACCAAAGATGGGTT
Encoded proteins:
- the LST8 gene encoding TOR complex subunit lst8 (BUSCO:EOG092638XA; EggNog:ENOG503NTXM; COG:S), with the protein product MSVILCTAGYDHTIRFWEALSGICSRTIQHPDSQVNRLCISPDKRYLAAAGHHTVKLFDIRSTNPAPLLVFEGHTGNITGVAFHCEGKWMVTSSEDGTVKIWETRTGTIQRSYNHGSPANDVVIHPNQGEIISCDRAGSIRLWDLAENTCSHQLIPEEDVSVTSVTVATDGTLLCAANTVGNVFVWRLEQQYERTTLVPLTQFSAHSSHYITRILLSPDVKKLATCSADHTAKIWEVKEMEPQGPDSEPRPFPLEATLTGHQRWVWDCAFSADSAYLVTACSDHYARLWELHSQQIIRQYNGHHRGAVCVALNDYSEAR